One window of the Cataglyphis hispanica isolate Lineage 1 chromosome 13, ULB_Chis1_1.0, whole genome shotgun sequence genome contains the following:
- the LOC126854144 gene encoding probable 28S rRNA (cytosine(4447)-C(5))-methyltransferase isoform X1 — protein MGRKAKFDGTQVSIGHGKKAKKQSDPTFPKGVLDKEINKLSHRQKQRAQKRLQKNQQLQKNTKILLKKEANFKEQVQLKKEKDISKKLKKKKEKKLKSAIDNNYYNEDNEAEADDNSEHDQMEQDEEDMNDDNNQSVITIKLKNAKQKFVNNVESDSDEMTFSDEEGFNDDEQIKHNEETDDKSDDDDPLPIEKANRKLKAKKQEEEKLAQEEMDNIIAHQSVFSFPTKEELASVTNLKDILQRIRDIIMVLSDFKRLRVENKSRSEYTELLRRDLCTYYSYNDFLMEKFMQMFPLDELLEFLEASEVERPMTIRTNTLKTRRRDLAEALINRGVNLDPIGKWTKIGLVVYSSQVPMGATPEYLAGHYIIQGAASFLPVMALDPKENERILDMCAAPGGKTSHIAALMKNTGTLFANDVNKDRLKAVVGNLHRVGVVNSIICNYDGRRFPMIIKGFDRVLLDAPCTGTGVIAKDLSVKTNKEEVDIQRCCTLQRELLLAAIDCVNARSETGGIVVYSTCSILPEENEWIVDYALKKRNVKLLPTGLEFGTDGFTSYRQHRFHPSLKLTKRYYPHVHNMYGFFVAKLKKFSNIIPNQNITKEETSD, from the exons ATGGGTCGTAAAGCAAAATTTGATGGAACTCAAGTTTCCATCGGACATgggaaaaaagcaaaaaaacaaAGTGATCCAACTTTTCCAAAGGGAGTTTTAG acaaagaaataaataagttaagtCATCGACAGAAACAAAGGGCACAgaaaagattacaaaaaaatcagcagctacaaaaaaatacaaaaatattactcaAGAAAGAAGCCAATTTCAAAGAACaggtacaattaaaaaaa gagaaagatatatcaaaaaagcttaaaaaaaagaaagaaaagaaattaaaatcagctattgataacaattattacaatgaAGATAATGAAGCGGAAGCTGATGATAATAGTGAACATGATCAAATGGAGCAAGATGAAGAGGATAtgaatgatgataataatcaatcagttattacaatcaaattaaaaaacgcaAAACAGAAGTTTGTGAATAATGTAGAAAGTGACAGTGATGAAATGACATTTAGCGACGAGGAAGGATTTAATGATGATGAGCAAATAAAGCACAATGAAGAGACAGATGATAAAAGTGACGATGATGATCCACTTCCAATAGAAAAAgctaatagaaaattaaaagcaaagaAACAAGAAGAAGA aaaGCTTGCACAAGAAGAAATGGACAATATTATTGCTCATCAAAGTGTCTTTTCTTTTCCAACTAAAGAAGAACTTGCTAGTGTCACTAACTTAAAAGATATTCTGCAACGAATACGAGACATTATTATGGTATTATCAGACTTTAAGAGATTACGGGTGGAAAATAAGTCGCGTTCTGAATATACTGAATTACTTCGACGagatttatgtacatattacaGTTATAACGATTTCTTGatggaaaaatttatgcaaatgtttCCACTGGatgaattattagaatttctagAAGCTAGTGAAGTAGAAAGACCTATGACCATCCGCACAAATACTTTGAAAACGCGACGACGAGATTTAGCAGAg gcTTTAATAAATAGGGGTGTCAATCTTGACCCAATAGGAAAATGGACCAAGATTGGTTTGGTAGTGTATTCCTCACAGGTACCCATGGGTGCAACACCAGAATATTTAGCTggacattatattatacaaggtGCTGCTAGCTTTTTACCTGTTATGGCACTGGAcccaaaagaaaatgaaagaattcTTGACATGTGTGCCGCACCAGGTGGTAAAACTTCACACATTGCCGCACTCATGAAGAATACCGGAACGTTATTCGCTAACGACGTAAATAAAGATCGATTAAAGGCCGTTGTTGGCAATCTTCACAGAGTTGGTGTTGTAAATTCTATAATCTGCAATTATGATGGAAGACGATTCCCTatg attataaaagGCTTCGATAGAGTTTTGTTGGATGCTCCATGCACAGGCACAGGAGTAATTGCAAAGGATCTCAGTGTGAAGACGAATAAAGAAGAAGTAGATATTCAACGTTGTTGCACATTACAAAGAGAGTTGTTACTAGCTGCAATAGACTGCGTTAATGCTCGTTCAGAAACTGGAGGCATTGTTGTGTACTCGACTTGCTCGATTCTACCGGAAGAGAACGAATGGATTGTTGATTATGCTCTTAAGAAGCGTAACGTTAAGTTATTGCCCACTGGTCTAGAATTTGGAACTGATGGTTTTACGAGTTACAGACAACATCGATTTCATCCTTCTCTGAAATTAACTAAAAGGTATTACCCACATGTGCATAACATGTATGGTTTCTTCGTagcaaaactaaaaaaattctcgaatATTATTCCTAATCAAAACATTACAAAAGAAGAAACATCCGATTAA
- the LOC126854025 gene encoding golgin subfamily A member 6-like protein 22, with amino-acid sequence RKESDKSKKTEKDLKAKEEKIEKNKAEEAKDKVAKEQKEKSEIIQERKESDKNKKTEKDLSGKVEETEKNKTEEIKDKVAEEQKEKQEIVQERKESDKSKKTEKDLKAKEEKIEKNKAEEAKDRWKEQKEKSDVEETEKNKTEEIKDKVAEEQKEKQEIVQERKESDKSKKTEKDLSAKVEETEKNKTEEIKDKVAKEQKEKQEIVQERKEPNKSKKTEKDLSAKVEETEKNKTEEIKDKVAEERKKEQETEQERKESDKNKKIERSEDLSAKVETTEKIKAEEAKNTENKKVKAKEKKEAEIKEKEEELKDMKENDAAELYNKKNEIEKVQKEDKEKTDGTQQNEQEHVKIEETEIAKKEKDVHDHKMEVKEIKQEENKTLKKDEKEQEKEKAKSKKTEKLKKEKEKLAQEKQIKKEEDEKSKDEKRKEMEKKKEESSKKNESTQEIKKQEQKQQDQLEVVKTQEQKEKEITEKIKEKESKEAKDDVQEFETKKEKSNKIEESTEKMKEKEQEKEDKIKISKKEDEEQKRIIQTEKIKVAENQQAEMKKDMQEDKKKITQKKEKQEDKKIEKEQEKIIEKGKEEIVKIDQVIQQTHNEYTEKENPNLGPSLT; translated from the exons aaagaaaagaatcagATAAAAGTAAGAAAACTGAAAAGGATCTAAAGGCAAAGgaggaaaaaatagaaaagaataaagcAGAAGAAGCCAAAGATAAAGTGGCAAAGGAACAAAAGGAAAAGTCAGAGATTATACAAGAACGAAAAgaatcagataaaaataagaaaactgAAAAAGATCTAAGTGGAAAGGTGGAAGAaacagaaaagaataaaacagaAGAAATCAAAGATAAAGTGGCAGAGGAACAAAAGGAAAAGCAAGAGATTgtacaagaaagaaaagaatcagATAAAAGTAAGAAAACTGAAAAGGATCTAAAGGCAAAGgaggaaaaaatagaaaagaataaagcAGAAGAAGCCAAAGATAGGTGGAAGGAACAAAAGGAAAAGTCGGAT GTGGAAGAaacagaaaagaataaaacagaAGAAATCAAAGATAAAGTGGCAGAGGAACAAAAGGAAAAGCAAGAGATTGTACAAGAACGAAAAGAATCAGATAAAAGTAAGAAAACTGAAAAAGATCTAAGCGCAAAGGTGGAAGAaacagaaaagaataaaacagaAGAAATCAAAGATAAAGTGGCAAAGGAACAAAAGGAAAAGCAAGAGATTgtacaagaaagaaaagaaccaaataaaagtaagaaaaCTGAAAAGGATCTAAGCGCAAAGGTGGAAGAaacagaaaagaataaaacagaAGAAATCAAAGATAAAGTGGCAGAAGAACGAAAGAAAGAGCAAGAAACTgaacaagaaagaaaagaatcagataaaaataagaaaattgaaagatcTGAAGACTTAAGCGCAAAAGTGGAAACAACAGAAAAGATTAAAGCAGAGGAAGCcaaaaatacagaaaacaaaaaagtaaaagcaaaggaaaagaaagaggctgaaataaaagaaaaagaagaagaattgaaagatatgaaagaaaatgatgcagcagaattatataataaaaaaaatgaaatcgaAAAAGTTCAGAAagaagacaaagaaaaaacagaTGGGACACAGCAAAATGAGCAAGAACATGTAAAGATAGAAGAAActgaaattgcaaaaaaagaaaaagacgtTCACGATCACAAAATGGAagtcaaagaaataaaacaagagGAGAATAAAACTCTCAAAAAAGATGAGAAAgagcaagagaaagaaaaagcgaAAAGTAAAAAGACTGAGAAActgaaaaaggagaaagaaaagctGGCACaagagaaacaaataaaaaaggaagaagacgaaaaatcaaaagacgagaagaggaaggaaatggaaaagaaaaaagaggaatctagcaaaaaaaatgagtctacacaagaaataaagaaacagGAACAAAAACAACAAGACCAACTGGAAGTAGTAAAAACACAAGAgcagaaggaaaaagagataacagaaaaaataaaagagaaagaaagcaaAGAAGCAAAAGATGATGTGCAAGAATTcgaaacgaaaaaagaaaaatctaacaAAATAGAAGAATCTAcagagaaaatgaaagagaaggaacaagaaaaagaggataaaattaaaatatcaaagaaggAGGATGAGGAACAAAAACGAATAATtcaaactgaaaaaataaaggTAGCAGAAAATCAACAAGCAGAAATGAAGAAGGATATGCaagaagataagaaaaagataacaCAAAAGAAGGAGAagcaagaagataaaaaaatagaaaaggaacaagagaaaataatagaaaaaggaaaggaagaaattgttaaaatagatCAAGTGATACAGCAAACACATAATGAATacacagagaaagaaaatccTAACCTAGGACCTAGCCtgacctaa
- the LOC126854153 gene encoding LOW QUALITY PROTEIN: vacuolar fusion protein CCZ1 homolog (The sequence of the model RefSeq protein was modified relative to this genomic sequence to represent the inferred CDS: inserted 1 base in 1 codon), with the protein MTSKSEVMLEHXYIFNGTYAKKEGEEEKKILYYYPEKDLDVQIKNIGLSEAIIKFTESFNPGQPCDYCHTHKTRQIYYQPEPNFWMVMIVGIPYIYKEDGNKYQNDEVSSSICQAILKQTYMMFRLFMGSFETIINDPECGSVMLLKLKLEHFYSRYLLSLKLNNSDILDIFQGLQFLPLDKITFLRVQCFMNLVEAMFTQIKYTAFLYNDQVVWSGLEPEDMQVVYNYLVSTLLPAHLEKELHGGSIPRNSPSPFTTSHYGKFVTGPASVNEPNLIGKSPKVFINYSTKPISLYLVVYRALSATICLFVDKKTSLLIDFFKSLDSFLGPQLTTLVSSVAEQCSKHVTVTSESCTKYLYFNKLNLAYKSTIHLDNRCCSNVLTTPEVLRIITDIYNDKNRLNEAGEIIIKTISDYWIVGKLSNLREFFVIIQQKSASIIEIDDEVKRLCEKQLKSIFFH; encoded by the exons atgacTTCCAAGTCTGAAGTCATGTTggaac tttacatttttaatggcaCGTACGctaagaaggaaggagag gaagaaaagaaaatattatattattatcctgAGAAAGATTTAGATGTTCAAATCAAAAACATAGGGCTCAGCGAAGCAATAATTAAGTTTACAGA ATCGTTCAATCCTGGTCAACCTTGCGATTATTGTCATACCCACAAAACAcgtcaaatatattatcaaccAGAGCCTAATTTTTGGATGGTTATG ATTGTTGGTAtaccatatatttataaagaagatggtaacaaatatcaaaatgatgAGGTATCCAGTAGCATTTGCCAAGCTATATTGAAACAGACATACATGATGTTTAGATTATTCATGGGATCCTTTGAAACGATCATTAATGATCCTGAATGTGGTTCTGTAATGTTATTGAAACTTAAGCTGGAACACTTTTATTCCAGA TATCTGCTCtcgttaaagttaaataatagcgatattttagatatttttcaaggtttacaatttttaccTCTTGACAAGATCACATTTCTTAGAGTACAATGTTTCATGAATCTAGTAGAAGCTATGTttacgcaaataaaatatacagcgTTTCTTTATAATGACCAAGTTGTTTG GAGCGGATTGGAACCTGAGGATATGCAagtagtttataattatttagtaagTACTCTTCTGCCAGCTCATcttgaaaaagaattacatGGTGGTTCCATACCTAGGAATTCTCCTTCACCGTTTACAACTTCGCATTATGGAAA ATTTGTAACCGGGCCTGCTAGTGTTAATGAGCCTAATTTAATTGGAAAGTCgccaaaagtttttatcaattactCTACCAAACCTATATCGCTGTATCTAGTAGTATATCGAGCCTTAAGTGCTACGATATGTCTTTTTGTTGATA agaaaactagtttattaattgattttttcaaaagctTAGATAGCTTTTTAGGTCCACAGTTAACCACGTTAGTCAGTTCTGTAGCTGAGCAATGCTCTAAACATGTAACAGTTACATCGGAATCCTGCACCAAGTATCTGTATTTCAATAAGCTAAATCTAGCTTACAAAAGTACAATACATTTAGATAACAGATGTTGCTCTAATGTACTTACGACACCTGAAGTGTTAAGAATTATTACTGATatatacaatgataaaaatag ATTGAATGAGGCtggagaaataattataaagactATAAGTGATTATTGGATTGTTggaaaattatctaatttgagggaattttttgttattatacagCAGAAAAGTGCAAGTATTATAGAAATTGATG ATGAAGTGAAGAGACTTTGtgagaaacaattaaaaagtattttttttcattag
- the LOC126854144 gene encoding probable 28S rRNA (cytosine-C(5))-methyltransferase isoform X2, whose protein sequence is MGRKAKFDGTQVSIGHGKKAKKQSDPTFPKGVLDKEINKLSHRQKQRAQKRLQKNQQLQKNTKILLKKEANFKEQEKDISKKLKKKKEKKLKSAIDNNYYNEDNEAEADDNSEHDQMEQDEEDMNDDNNQSVITIKLKNAKQKFVNNVESDSDEMTFSDEEGFNDDEQIKHNEETDDKSDDDDPLPIEKANRKLKAKKQEEEKLAQEEMDNIIAHQSVFSFPTKEELASVTNLKDILQRIRDIIMVLSDFKRLRVENKSRSEYTELLRRDLCTYYSYNDFLMEKFMQMFPLDELLEFLEASEVERPMTIRTNTLKTRRRDLAEALINRGVNLDPIGKWTKIGLVVYSSQVPMGATPEYLAGHYIIQGAASFLPVMALDPKENERILDMCAAPGGKTSHIAALMKNTGTLFANDVNKDRLKAVVGNLHRVGVVNSIICNYDGRRFPMIIKGFDRVLLDAPCTGTGVIAKDLSVKTNKEEVDIQRCCTLQRELLLAAIDCVNARSETGGIVVYSTCSILPEENEWIVDYALKKRNVKLLPTGLEFGTDGFTSYRQHRFHPSLKLTKRYYPHVHNMYGFFVAKLKKFSNIIPNQNITKEETSD, encoded by the exons ATGGGTCGTAAAGCAAAATTTGATGGAACTCAAGTTTCCATCGGACATgggaaaaaagcaaaaaaacaaAGTGATCCAACTTTTCCAAAGGGAGTTTTAG acaaagaaataaataagttaagtCATCGACAGAAACAAAGGGCACAgaaaagattacaaaaaaatcagcagctacaaaaaaatacaaaaatattactcaAGAAAGAAGCCAATTTCAAAGAACag gagaaagatatatcaaaaaagcttaaaaaaaagaaagaaaagaaattaaaatcagctattgataacaattattacaatgaAGATAATGAAGCGGAAGCTGATGATAATAGTGAACATGATCAAATGGAGCAAGATGAAGAGGATAtgaatgatgataataatcaatcagttattacaatcaaattaaaaaacgcaAAACAGAAGTTTGTGAATAATGTAGAAAGTGACAGTGATGAAATGACATTTAGCGACGAGGAAGGATTTAATGATGATGAGCAAATAAAGCACAATGAAGAGACAGATGATAAAAGTGACGATGATGATCCACTTCCAATAGAAAAAgctaatagaaaattaaaagcaaagaAACAAGAAGAAGA aaaGCTTGCACAAGAAGAAATGGACAATATTATTGCTCATCAAAGTGTCTTTTCTTTTCCAACTAAAGAAGAACTTGCTAGTGTCACTAACTTAAAAGATATTCTGCAACGAATACGAGACATTATTATGGTATTATCAGACTTTAAGAGATTACGGGTGGAAAATAAGTCGCGTTCTGAATATACTGAATTACTTCGACGagatttatgtacatattacaGTTATAACGATTTCTTGatggaaaaatttatgcaaatgtttCCACTGGatgaattattagaatttctagAAGCTAGTGAAGTAGAAAGACCTATGACCATCCGCACAAATACTTTGAAAACGCGACGACGAGATTTAGCAGAg gcTTTAATAAATAGGGGTGTCAATCTTGACCCAATAGGAAAATGGACCAAGATTGGTTTGGTAGTGTATTCCTCACAGGTACCCATGGGTGCAACACCAGAATATTTAGCTggacattatattatacaaggtGCTGCTAGCTTTTTACCTGTTATGGCACTGGAcccaaaagaaaatgaaagaattcTTGACATGTGTGCCGCACCAGGTGGTAAAACTTCACACATTGCCGCACTCATGAAGAATACCGGAACGTTATTCGCTAACGACGTAAATAAAGATCGATTAAAGGCCGTTGTTGGCAATCTTCACAGAGTTGGTGTTGTAAATTCTATAATCTGCAATTATGATGGAAGACGATTCCCTatg attataaaagGCTTCGATAGAGTTTTGTTGGATGCTCCATGCACAGGCACAGGAGTAATTGCAAAGGATCTCAGTGTGAAGACGAATAAAGAAGAAGTAGATATTCAACGTTGTTGCACATTACAAAGAGAGTTGTTACTAGCTGCAATAGACTGCGTTAATGCTCGTTCAGAAACTGGAGGCATTGTTGTGTACTCGACTTGCTCGATTCTACCGGAAGAGAACGAATGGATTGTTGATTATGCTCTTAAGAAGCGTAACGTTAAGTTATTGCCCACTGGTCTAGAATTTGGAACTGATGGTTTTACGAGTTACAGACAACATCGATTTCATCCTTCTCTGAAATTAACTAAAAGGTATTACCCACATGTGCATAACATGTATGGTTTCTTCGTagcaaaactaaaaaaattctcgaatATTATTCCTAATCAAAACATTACAAAAGAAGAAACATCCGATTAA